The Spiroplasma clarkii genome has a window encoding:
- the phoU gene encoding phosphate signaling complex protein PhoU has protein sequence MSYNKILDNDIKAIKKDLFNLVEATKSQYAKTFDALKKEDFALAQQVVDGDLKINDMQNNFTKMALWKIAKQQMVAGDLRLAVGGILISREIERIADVAKHICNYTIKYKPEPLEIDMISKMFDQVNAMLNIIFSLIENYTDDQHHKVMKIEKSLNEQFYSLSVALAERIKESKTDSEAEKAISTIRQLKNLERAGEHLINTEETLQFIRTGKFEEIEESLIETIDEESKTSK, from the coding sequence ATGTCATATAACAAAATTTTAGATAATGATATTAAAGCAATTAAAAAAGACTTATTTAACCTAGTTGAGGCAACCAAGTCTCAATATGCAAAAACATTTGATGCTTTGAAGAAAGAAGATTTTGCCCTAGCGCAGCAAGTGGTTGATGGCGATCTAAAAATTAATGATATGCAAAACAACTTCACCAAAATGGCTTTGTGAAAAATAGCCAAACAACAAATGGTTGCAGGAGACTTAAGGTTGGCAGTTGGGGGAATCTTAATTAGTAGAGAAATTGAACGTATTGCAGACGTTGCAAAACACATTTGTAACTATACTATTAAATATAAACCTGAGCCATTAGAAATTGATATGATTTCAAAAATGTTTGACCAAGTTAATGCAATGTTAAATATTATCTTTTCATTAATTGAAAATTATACAGATGACCAGCATCATAAAGTTATGAAAATTGAAAAAAGTTTAAATGAACAATTTTACTCTTTAAGCGTGGCACTTGCTGAAAGAATTAAAGAATCTAAAACTGATTCAGAAGCAGAAAAAGCCATTTCTACAATTAGACAACTTAAAAATCTTGAAAGAGCTGGGGAACATTTAATTAATACTGAAGAAACTTTACAATTTATTAGAACTGGTAAGTTTGAAGAAATTGAAGAATCTTTAATTGAAACTATTGATGAAGAAAGTAAAACTAGCAAATAA
- the ftsY gene encoding signal recognition particle-docking protein FtsY, with amino-acid sequence MGFWANLKAKRETKKEIKKHVKEHKTTLTFSKDIKKLSKNYKEPNSEFFEELENILVKTDMGMKMVLEISNAVQKKVKPKHNFEEIKEIIVDEIYAAHQSSGKANTKLNWKDGRLNIFMMVGVNGVGKTTSIAKIAHYYASQGKKVLIAAADTFRAGAVEQLEEWCTKRLTGVDLVKGNSKDPASVVFDAVKKGQENNYDLVLIDTAGRLQNKENLMRELEKMTKIVTRTVKDGPHERLLVIDAQTGQNGVNQAKAFAEATHVTGIVLTKMDGTSKGGIALAIKDALNIPVKLIGFGEKVGDLKEFDVEEYIEDLISGLEDEDDDE; translated from the coding sequence ATGGGATTTTGAGCCAATTTAAAAGCAAAAAGAGAAACAAAAAAAGAAATTAAAAAACATGTTAAAGAACATAAGACAACTTTGACTTTTTCAAAAGACATTAAAAAATTAAGTAAGAATTATAAAGAACCTAATTCAGAGTTTTTTGAAGAACTTGAAAATATCTTGGTAAAAACAGACATGGGAATGAAAATGGTTTTAGAGATTTCTAATGCTGTGCAAAAAAAAGTCAAACCCAAACATAATTTTGAAGAAATCAAAGAAATAATTGTTGATGAAATCTATGCAGCTCACCAAAGTTCTGGGAAAGCTAATACAAAACTTAATTGAAAAGATGGTCGTTTAAACATCTTTATGATGGTGGGAGTCAATGGAGTTGGTAAAACCACAAGTATTGCCAAAATTGCTCATTATTATGCTTCACAAGGTAAAAAAGTCTTAATTGCAGCAGCAGATACTTTTAGAGCAGGTGCTGTTGAACAACTTGAAGAATGATGTACTAAACGTTTAACTGGGGTTGATTTAGTAAAAGGAAATTCAAAAGACCCTGCTAGTGTTGTTTTTGATGCAGTCAAAAAAGGTCAAGAAAACAATTATGATTTGGTTTTAATTGATACTGCAGGAAGATTACAAAATAAAGAAAATTTAATGCGTGAGTTAGAAAAAATGACAAAAATAGTCACCAGAACTGTGAAAGATGGACCACATGAACGTTTATTGGTAATTGATGCTCAAACTGGTCAAAATGGAGTCAATCAAGCCAAAGCTTTTGCAGAAGCCACTCATGTGACTGGAATTGTGCTAACCAAAATGGATGGAACTAGCAAGGGTGGGATTGCTTTGGCAATCAAAGATGCTTTAAATATTCCTGTGAAACTAATTGGTTTTGGTGAAAAGGTTGGTGACTTAAAAGAGTTTGATGTTGAAGAATACATTGAAGACCTAATTAGTGGTTTAGAGGATGAAGATGATGATGAATAG
- the ylxM gene encoding YlxM family DNA-binding protein, with protein sequence MMMNSVEKSVEIAQLYDYYKMLLTDKQKEYFELYFFEDLTYQEIGEAFGVSKTAIHDSISKTITILRETEQKLNLKTKSDLLKTSLEQYKSQKISLNELLVVLEREI encoded by the coding sequence ATGATGATGAATAGTGTTGAAAAATCAGTTGAAATTGCTCAACTTTATGACTACTACAAAATGTTGTTAACCGACAAACAAAAAGAATATTTTGAACTATATTTCTTTGAAGATCTAACTTATCAAGAAATTGGTGAAGCCTTTGGGGTTTCTAAAACCGCTATCCATGATAGTATTTCAAAAACTATCACCATTTTGCGAGAAACTGAGCAAAAATTAAATTTAAAAACCAAATCAGATTTACTAAAAACTAGTTTAGAGCAATATAAAAGCCAAAAAATTTCATTAAATGAGTTGTTGGTAGTACTAGAGAGGGAAATTTAG
- a CDS encoding TIGR00282 family metallophosphoesterase, whose amino-acid sequence MKIAMIGDVFSKSGRAILKAKLPQLVKKENIDLVVVNGENISNGKGINNNHYVFLKELGVDVITSGNHIFKLKETQDFIKTTPDLLRPLNMNSYLPGQGTIMLHKNGQKVRVTNLMGKTFMEHVNNPYEIMDNLLLNDTSDIHIVDFHAEASAEKMAFAWNYDGQISALVGTHTHVQTADEQIFPKGTGYITDLGMTGPINSIIGANPEEVILREKTSLPTKFTPCENPGVLRGVVLEVVGKVTKSIKKFAIS is encoded by the coding sequence ATGAAAATTGCAATGATTGGAGATGTCTTTTCTAAGTCAGGAAGAGCCATTTTAAAAGCAAAATTACCCCAACTAGTAAAAAAAGAAAACATAGATCTAGTTGTTGTCAATGGGGAAAACATTTCAAATGGCAAAGGCATCAATAATAACCATTATGTTTTTTTAAAGGAGCTGGGAGTTGATGTGATTACCTCAGGTAATCACATCTTTAAGTTGAAAGAAACCCAAGATTTTATCAAAACTACCCCAGATTTATTAAGACCTTTAAATATGAATTCATATCTACCAGGTCAAGGAACAATTATGTTGCACAAAAATGGTCAAAAAGTTAGAGTCACAAATTTAATGGGCAAAACCTTTATGGAACATGTCAATAATCCTTATGAAATTATGGACAACTTACTTTTGAATGACACTAGTGATATTCATATTGTTGATTTTCATGCTGAAGCCAGTGCTGAAAAAATGGCCTTTGCTTGAAATTATGATGGTCAAATTTCAGCACTGGTGGGTACCCACACTCATGTTCAAACAGCTGATGAACAGATTTTCCCCAAAGGAACAGGTTACATTACTGATTTGGGAATGACTGGTCCAATTAACTCAATTATTGGGGCAAACCCAGAAGAAGTAATTCTGCGTGAAAAAACTAGTTTACCAACAAAATTCACCCCTTGTGAAAACCCAGGAGTACTTAGGGGAGTGGTTTTAGAAGTTGTAGGTAAGGTTACCAAATCCATTAAAAAGTTTGCAATAAGTTAG
- a CDS encoding serine aminopeptidase domain-containing protein — translation MISDFFKSSLELILYLVAAFLITIIIIYIVTKSIKMYSLKFSANAIQKGEIIKQKMFITKDQYELKINQKLIVDSEYLILGIHDFKTNKSEFASFAKYLDANTRHSYVFYDQRGVGANQPFTPGNQATLLADLDEILTELKEKYEKKIVIVASGKSALGALYYSTDTRVEKFIVLNPTLNPPYPHSARTKQLIFWSRLFLLNTTIVEKYSGFDFTDDKVIAKTLDKLHEEQGQYSFKEYLQNNRMKARVYHNLNVASVPVVWFVSNNDFYCNQKQAVKLSVKVKNELFSTVAVPDFKHFWHWAENEKNFTKIMENL, via the coding sequence ATGATATCAGATTTTTTCAAATCAAGCCTGGAACTAATTTTATACTTAGTTGCAGCATTTTTGATAACAATTATTATTATTTATATAGTAACCAAGTCAATTAAGATGTATTCACTTAAATTTAGTGCTAATGCTATTCAAAAAGGTGAAATTATTAAGCAAAAAATGTTTATTACAAAAGACCAATATGAACTTAAAATTAATCAAAAGTTAATTGTTGATAGTGAATATCTAATTTTAGGAATTCATGATTTTAAAACAAACAAAAGTGAATTTGCTAGCTTTGCCAAATATTTAGATGCTAATACTAGACACTCTTATGTTTTTTATGATCAAAGAGGAGTAGGAGCCAATCAACCATTTACTCCAGGTAACCAAGCAACTTTGTTAGCTGATTTAGATGAAATTTTAACTGAACTAAAAGAAAAGTATGAGAAAAAAATCGTCATAGTAGCTTCAGGTAAATCTGCACTGGGAGCACTGTATTACAGTACTGACACTAGAGTTGAAAAATTCATAGTTCTAAATCCAACTTTAAATCCACCTTACCCACACAGTGCTCGCACTAAGCAATTAATTTTTTGAAGTAGATTGTTCTTGTTAAATACTACAATTGTTGAAAAGTACAGTGGTTTTGATTTTACTGATGATAAAGTTATTGCCAAAACCTTAGATAAATTGCATGAAGAACAAGGGCAATATTCTTTTAAAGAATATTTACAAAATAATCGCATGAAAGCAAGAGTTTATCATAATCTTAATGTAGCTTCAGTTCCAGTTGTGTGATTTGTTTCTAATAATGACTTTTATTGTAACCAAAAACAGGCAGTGAAACTTTCTGTTAAAGTAAAAAATGAATTATTTAGCACTGTAGCAGTGCCAGATTTTAAACATTTTTGACATTGAGCTGAAAATGAGAAAAACTTTACAAAAATTATGGAAAACCTGTAA
- the metK gene encoding methionine adenosyltransferase → MKRYFTSESVSEGHPDKICDQISDAILDACLKEDPNSRVACETLATKNYVIVTGEISTTAKVDYEGQVRRILKKVGYKNAETGIDWEHCEVDIRLKEQSPDIAQGVDGAEMGAGDQGIMFGYAVKEAESLMPYSIQIAHDLVHMASKLRKAGQFKYAQPDMKSQVTMDITNPKNPIIDTILMSVQHDENYDKAEFESFIKNNIMNPIAKRHGLNTDFKVLINPTGRFVIGGPLGDVGLTGRKIIVDTYGGHARHGGGAFSGKDPTKVDRSAAYMARYAAKNIVAAGLADRLEIQLSYAIGLPRPISIFVEAFGTNTVSMEKIHKAIKENFDFSVKNIIDVLELRKPVYFRSAKYGHFGKQEFSWEKLDVVRKLKGYK, encoded by the coding sequence ATGAAAAGATATTTTACAAGTGAATCGGTTTCAGAAGGGCATCCAGACAAGATTTGTGATCAAATTAGTGATGCAATTTTAGATGCTTGTTTAAAAGAAGATCCAAATTCGCGTGTTGCTTGTGAGACACTAGCTACAAAAAACTATGTAATTGTGACAGGAGAAATTTCAACCACAGCTAAGGTTGATTATGAAGGTCAAGTTCGTCGTATCTTAAAAAAAGTTGGTTATAAAAATGCCGAAACAGGGATTGATTGAGAACACTGTGAGGTTGATATTAGATTAAAAGAACAATCACCAGACATTGCTCAAGGAGTTGATGGTGCAGAAATGGGTGCTGGAGATCAAGGCATTATGTTTGGATATGCTGTTAAAGAAGCTGAATCTTTAATGCCATATTCTATTCAAATTGCTCATGACTTAGTGCACATGGCAAGTAAATTAAGAAAAGCTGGACAGTTTAAATATGCTCAACCAGATATGAAATCTCAAGTTACTATGGATATTACTAATCCAAAAAATCCAATTATTGATACAATTTTAATGTCAGTCCAACATGATGAAAATTATGATAAAGCTGAATTTGAATCATTTATTAAAAATAACATTATGAATCCCATTGCTAAAAGACATGGTTTAAACACAGACTTTAAAGTTCTAATTAACCCAACTGGCCGTTTTGTTATTGGGGGACCTTTGGGAGATGTTGGTTTAACTGGTCGTAAAATTATTGTTGATACTTATGGGGGACATGCTCGACATGGTGGAGGTGCCTTTTCAGGAAAAGATCCAACAAAAGTTGATCGTAGTGCAGCTTACATGGCTCGTTATGCTGCTAAAAATATTGTGGCTGCTGGACTTGCAGACCGTTTGGAAATCCAATTAAGCTATGCAATTGGACTACCAAGACCTATTTCGATTTTTGTGGAAGCCTTTGGAACAAATACAGTTTCAATGGAAAAAATCCACAAAGCAATTAAAGAAAATTTTGATTTTAGTGTCAAAAACATAATTGATGTGCTAGAATTAAGAAAACCAGTTTATTTCCGTTCAGCAAAATATGGACACTTTGGGAAACAAGAGTTCAGTTGAGAGAAATTAGATGTGGTAAGAAAGTTAAAGGGTTATAAATAG
- a CDS encoding copper homeostasis protein CutC, whose product MYLEVIGLNVQDVIDINASSASRIELCSHLEFGGYTPDKEIIKEACAVSDLPVNVMVRRKHSDYFINPTEAAELFADIEFIASTKANAIVIGAITAAKKVDVDFMHEVFKRAKGKKVVFHRAFDEIEDKVEALKVLDELGVDTVLTSGKANIEEGFSVLQELADLNLTINILIGGGVNSSNINKARAISPFIHVGTAARVDGTFASPIDIKKIEALVATDQQS is encoded by the coding sequence ATGTATTTAGAAGTTATTGGTTTAAATGTTCAAGATGTAATTGATATAAATGCAAGCTCTGCTTCAAGAATTGAGCTTTGTTCACATCTTGAATTTGGAGGATATACTCCAGATAAAGAAATTATCAAAGAAGCATGTGCTGTTTCAGATTTACCAGTCAATGTTATGGTGCGTAGAAAACATTCAGATTATTTCATCAATCCAACAGAAGCTGCTGAATTATTTGCAGACATTGAGTTTATTGCTTCAACAAAAGCAAATGCCATTGTTATTGGGGCAATTACAGCTGCTAAAAAAGTTGATGTTGACTTTATGCATGAAGTTTTTAAAAGAGCTAAAGGGAAAAAAGTAGTTTTCCATCGTGCTTTTGATGAAATTGAAGATAAAGTTGAGGCCTTAAAAGTTTTAGATGAACTTGGTGTTGACACTGTGCTAACTTCAGGAAAAGCAAATATTGAAGAAGGATTTAGTGTTTTACAAGAACTTGCAGATTTAAACCTAACAATTAATATTTTAATTGGTGGAGGGGTTAATTCAAGTAACATTAATAAAGCTAGAGCTATTTCACCATTTATTCATGTGGGAACTGCAGCTAGAGTTGATGGAACATTTGCAAGTCCAATTGATATTAAAAAAATTGAAGCACTTGTTGCAACTGATCAACAATCATAA
- a CDS encoding lipoprotein: MKKLLGLLAATGLVASTGSAVVACGEDEKTDITVTTESIKGKVDALLTDEEDLTVAELEALLDADETIVEVATWTVSRVGTTTNATIGFALAEGYELADGDTLSFTVTEILVSDEEDEDEEITVTTASIKDKVDALLTDKEDLTTVELKALLDADETIVEVDTWTVTKNDATDTSADIAFTLATGYKLADGDTLSFTVTEILVSDEEDLKV, encoded by the coding sequence ATGAAGAAATTATTAGGATTACTAGCAGCAACTGGCTTAGTTGCTAGCACAGGATCTGCTGTAGTTGCTTGTGGAGAAGATGAAAAAACAGATATCACAGTTACTACTGAAAGCATTAAAGGCAAAGTTGATGCTTTATTAACAGATGAAGAGGACTTGACAGTTGCAGAATTGGAAGCATTATTAGATGCTGATGAAACAATTGTTGAAGTTGCTACTTGAACAGTATCTAGAGTTGGTACCACAACAAATGCAACCATTGGATTCGCTCTTGCAGAAGGATATGAATTAGCTGATGGAGACACTTTATCATTTACAGTTACTGAAATTTTAGTTTCAGATGAAGAAGATGAAGATGAAGAAATCACAGTTACTACTGCAAGCATTAAAGACAAAGTTGATGCTTTATTAACAGATAAAGAGGACTTGACAACTGTGGAATTAAAAGCATTATTAGATGCTGATGAAACAATTGTTGAAGTTGATACTTGAACAGTAACTAAAAATGATGCTACAGACACAAGTGCAGATATTGCATTTACTCTTGCAACAGGATATAAATTAGCTGATGGAGACACTTTATCATTTACAGTTACTGAAATTTTAGTTTCAGATGAAGAAGATTTAAAAGTTTAA
- a CDS encoding transposase, whose amino-acid sequence MGHYSAKQKEKIILKFRESKTKAKNFVKSYGISDQTLLNWCKKYDQSGIDGLGAPNSADKEELIILRNEVKELKKKNAELETRNEMWKRIEALISKKK is encoded by the coding sequence ATGGGACATTACTCAGCAAAGCAAAAAGAAAAAATAATTTTAAAATTTAGAGAGAGCAAGACAAAGGCCAAGAATTTTGTTAAAAGTTATGGCATCTCAGATCAAACACTTTTAAATTGGTGTAAAAAGTATGATCAATCTGGAATTGATGGTCTTGGGGCACCAAATTCAGCTGATAAAGAAGAACTAATAATTTTAAGAAATGAAGTTAAAGAACTGAAGAAGAAAAATGCCGAATTAGAAACTAGAAATGAAATGTGAAAAAGAATTGAGGCCCTGATAAGTAAAAAAAAGTAG
- a CDS encoding DDE-type integrase/transposase/recombinase — translation MKQGKPRVRYYDHDFYLNIEQSFIDSGKTYGCKRIAIDLLTKGIAKSSHKKILRYFKMRSISTNNHVKWKNKVAKPEKVGKYPNLLTDPENFDKYGDVFSVDITEKEFNGERYYTCGFYHIKMKKIFGLVTEKNKGNQLVEKSFLKMTDEFGVFLPNSVIHSDNGSEFKAYNYKLMLMYFNLIPSMSRIAKSTDNGWIEGFWSVFKRECLKENYCYKGLAEYQLNASLYQKFYNYVRIKL, via the coding sequence GTGAAGCAAGGGAAACCTAGGGTAAGATATTATGATCATGATTTTTATTTAAATATTGAGCAGAGCTTTATTGATTCAGGAAAAACCTATGGTTGTAAAAGAATTGCAATAGATTTGCTCACTAAGGGGATAGCTAAGTCATCACATAAAAAAATATTGAGATACTTTAAAATGAGAAGCATCTCCACCAATAATCATGTGAAATGAAAAAATAAGGTAGCAAAACCTGAAAAGGTTGGTAAATACCCAAACTTGTTAACTGATCCTGAAAATTTTGATAAGTATGGTGATGTTTTTTCAGTAGACATAACAGAAAAGGAATTCAATGGTGAAAGATACTATACCTGTGGTTTTTATCATATTAAAATGAAAAAAATCTTTGGTTTAGTAACAGAAAAAAATAAAGGGAATCAACTTGTAGAAAAATCATTTCTAAAAATGACTGATGAATTTGGTGTCTTCTTGCCAAACAGTGTAATACACTCAGATAATGGTTCTGAATTTAAAGCATATAATTATAAGTTGATGCTAATGTACTTTAATTTGATTCCAAGCATGTCAAGAATAGCCAAGTCTACAGATAATGGTTGGATTGAAGGGTTTTGATCAGTTTTTAAAAGAGAATGCTTAAAAGAAAATTACTGTTATAAAGGACTTGCTGAGTATCAGCTAAATGCAAGTTTATATCAAAAATTTTACAATTATGTGAGAATAAAGTTGTAA
- a CDS encoding 3'-5' exoribonuclease YhaM family protein produces MRINEINSETKNISLIARVEKVILSTGNNGANYLVVNLADSTGRIEARLWNCEEEDVKKIITDAYVKVDAVANVYRQQLQLKINSYLVIDPVDFGKYQISEDLFLISAPLDVNKQYKALLEVLGKIKNPVYKKITIAILNDYENEFKTFPAATSIHHNVVGGLFWHSVSLLKAAISLKDVYKYAQIDWELVICGAILHDIGKVVEMKGKTASEYTDAGRLIGHISIGNTFVAQKAKELKLTVDEEASVVLLQHVILASHGQREFGSPVEPNLMEAIIVSSLDALDARIYRVNDELEKVTAETGWTPRVLTENGRQFLKHFKKEK; encoded by the coding sequence ATGAGAATTAATGAAATTAACAGTGAAACAAAAAATATTAGCTTAATTGCTCGTGTTGAGAAAGTAATTTTATCAACTGGTAATAATGGAGCAAACTACTTAGTAGTTAATTTAGCAGACTCCACTGGGAGAATTGAGGCAAGATTGTGAAATTGTGAAGAAGAAGATGTAAAGAAAATCATTACAGATGCTTATGTTAAGGTTGATGCAGTTGCAAATGTTTATCGCCAACAATTACAATTAAAAATAAATAGTTATTTGGTGATAGATCCAGTAGATTTTGGTAAATACCAAATTAGTGAAGACTTGTTTTTGATTTCTGCACCATTAGATGTAAATAAACAATATAAAGCACTATTAGAAGTGTTAGGCAAAATTAAAAATCCAGTTTATAAAAAAATTACTATTGCTATTTTAAATGATTATGAAAATGAGTTTAAAACTTTCCCAGCAGCAACTTCAATTCACCACAATGTGGTGGGGGGACTATTTTGACATAGTGTTAGTCTACTAAAAGCTGCCATCTCTTTAAAAGATGTTTATAAATATGCTCAAATTGATTGAGAACTAGTAATTTGTGGTGCTATTTTACATGATATTGGTAAAGTTGTGGAAATGAAGGGCAAAACTGCATCAGAATATACTGATGCAGGACGGTTAATTGGACATATTTCAATTGGAAACACATTTGTAGCTCAAAAAGCCAAAGAACTTAAGCTAACTGTTGATGAAGAAGCAAGTGTAGTCTTACTCCAACATGTTATTTTAGCAAGTCATGGTCAAAGAGAGTTTGGGTCGCCAGTTGAACCAAATCTTATGGAAGCAATTATAGTTTCTTCTTTGGATGCTTTGGATGCACGCATTTATCGAGTGAATGATGAGTTAGAGAAAGTAACTGCTGAAACTGGGTGAACTCCAAGAGTTTTAACTGAAAATGGTCGCCAATTTTTAAAACATTTTAAAAAAGAAAAATAG
- a CDS encoding HIT family protein — protein MKDCIFCKIINQELPCKKIYEDDLCLAFLDIAPNSDGHCLVIPKTHSEDLTSSSFEDLQAVAIAKVKVVEILNAKLPQKPAGYNFISNQGAEAYQVVFHYHEHIVPKYVKDEGYTIKINKNPKDLTPDELYEYFTSK, from the coding sequence ATGAAAGACTGTATTTTTTGTAAAATCATAAACCAAGAATTACCTTGTAAAAAAATTTATGAAGATGATTTGTGTTTAGCTTTTTTAGATATTGCCCCAAACAGTGATGGACATTGCTTGGTAATACCAAAAACTCACTCAGAGGATTTGACATCATCAAGTTTTGAAGACCTTCAAGCAGTGGCAATAGCTAAAGTAAAAGTTGTTGAAATTCTCAATGCTAAATTACCTCAAAAACCTGCTGGTTATAATTTTATTTCAAATCAAGGGGCAGAAGCTTATCAAGTGGTTTTTCACTATCATGAACACATTGTGCCAAAATATGTTAAAGATGAAGGTTACACTATTAAAATTAATAAAAACCCTAAAGACTTAACACCTGATGAACTTTATGAATACTTTACAAGTAAATAA
- a CDS encoding lipoprotein, translating into MRKLLGLISAFSLTATASSIAVACGSDRIESPVLNKDLARQIIAKLSGEDLASIDFGDIFTNADISATVVKMINDLVSKQYGYDSTNSLLRNLGLTPYADRDSSGKLPEAFTESFANSAATVAEDKLFTEYTKSISSGTRMDLSQLVSLYSLNPIKDTVVEAIDGTPVEVKVGDKIYIDENVWGLFTEASNDYTVILPTIAQLTAKESVFTIKGREISAKTALRLRFQDYFNNSLMKSIAENLLTMAYIDSNSFVASEVAGGYEPFINTSSALFGKTQTWYTSNTTATDREWKTNVKMVWSLKFNNETGLNQANALKLIDNLASFINTATGELKPDGDGLIALMEKVIEKMNNASEFDGGIYTADDSNAYDSFFNQEGFKGLTVYESGSSIGTSPISGANYEDAVKNATKAGMLKNGPLPYFTDSSNGNIAEFVFVLPVYMIELLGGSDPSGASNFTIKDAADGSKPVNLGPSAVNPDRYVEIWNQTNNKAFHSKDVQELITNDSARRALINQVKYVVSQDSTTSSIAKTTLYSRYLDADDIFYAGLYSQIGTYIRNEAESDE; encoded by the coding sequence ATGAGAAAATTACTTGGATTAATTAGTGCTTTTTCACTAACAGCCACTGCTTCATCAATTGCAGTAGCTTGTGGTTCAGATAGAATTGAAAGTCCTGTTTTAAATAAGGATTTAGCAAGACAAATTATTGCTAAACTATCTGGTGAAGACTTGGCAAGCATTGACTTTGGTGATATTTTCACCAATGCAGATATTTCTGCAACAGTTGTTAAAATGATTAATGACTTAGTTTCAAAACAATATGGTTATGATTCAACCAATTCATTATTAAGAAACTTAGGTTTAACACCCTATGCAGATAGAGATAGCAGTGGAAAACTGCCTGAGGCATTCACTGAATCATTTGCTAATTCAGCAGCAACTGTTGCTGAAGATAAATTATTTACAGAATATACTAAATCAATCTCATCAGGAACTAGAATGGATTTAAGTCAACTAGTTTCACTATATTCATTAAATCCAATTAAAGACACAGTAGTTGAAGCCATTGATGGAACTCCTGTTGAAGTAAAAGTTGGTGATAAAATTTATATTGATGAAAATGTTTGAGGTCTATTTACAGAGGCAAGCAATGATTACACAGTTATTCTCCCAACAATTGCTCAACTGACAGCTAAAGAATCAGTTTTTACAATTAAAGGAAGAGAAATCAGTGCAAAAACTGCACTGAGATTGAGATTTCAAGACTACTTTAATAACTCATTAATGAAAAGTATTGCAGAAAACCTATTAACAATGGCTTACATTGATTCAAACTCATTTGTTGCTTCAGAAGTTGCAGGTGGATATGAACCATTTATCAATACAAGTTCTGCTCTATTTGGAAAAACTCAAACATGATATACTTCAAATACAACAGCAACTGATAGAGAATGAAAAACCAATGTTAAAATGGTTTGATCACTAAAATTCAACAATGAAACAGGTTTAAATCAAGCAAATGCTTTAAAATTAATTGATAATTTAGCAAGTTTCATTAATACTGCAACTGGTGAATTAAAACCTGATGGAGATGGATTAATTGCCTTAATGGAAAAGGTAATTGAAAAAATGAATAATGCAAGTGAGTTTGATGGTGGTATCTATACTGCTGATGATTCAAATGCATATGACTCATTCTTTAATCAAGAAGGTTTCAAAGGATTAACAGTTTATGAAAGTGGTAGTTCAATTGGAACTAGTCCAATTTCAGGTGCCAACTATGAAGATGCAGTAAAAAATGCAACCAAAGCTGGAATGTTAAAAAATGGTCCTTTACCTTACTTTACAGATTCAAGTAATGGAAACATTGCAGAGTTTGTCTTTGTTTTACCGGTATATATGATTGAACTACTTGGTGGTAGTGATCCATCTGGTGCATCAAACTTTACTATTAAAGATGCAGCTGATGGATCTAAACCAGTAAACCTTGGACCATCAGCAGTTAACCCTGATCGTTATGTTGAAATTTGAAATCAAACTAACAACAAGGCTTTCCATTCAAAAGATGTTCAAGAACTAATAACAAATGATAGTGCTCGTCGTGCATTAATTAACCAAGTTAAATATGTGGTTTCTCAAGACAGCACAACCTCATCAATCGCAAAAACTACTTTATATTCAAGATACTTGGATGCAGATGATATCTTCTATGCTGGTTTATACAGCCAAATTGGAACATACATTAGAAATGAAGCGGAATCAGACGAATAA